In the genome of Longimicrobiales bacterium, one region contains:
- a CDS encoding MBL fold metallo-hydrolase: protein MTHQVPIDSGGDHDAGREGGGIHEVLDDLAFQRLAIVNVVYWGVPGSKQWVLIDAGVPGTASMVRHAVEERFGRDARPQAIVMTHGHFDHVGALEELAEEWDVPVFAHELELPYLDGRASYPPPDPSVGGGLMSALSRFYPRGPVDVSSRLLMLPSDGTIPHMPDWHWVHTPGHTPGHVSLWRERDRTLIAGDAFITTKQESAYAVATQKLELHGPPTYYTQDWDAARDSVERLSMLEPEVTITGHGRALRGEALRDGLAMLAREFQRVAVPEHGTYVDDPATASDRSAYREP from the coding sequence ATGACGCACCAGGTTCCGATCGATTCAGGCGGCGATCACGATGCTGGAAGGGAGGGCGGCGGCATCCACGAGGTGCTGGACGACCTCGCCTTTCAGCGGCTCGCGATCGTCAACGTCGTATACTGGGGCGTGCCCGGGTCGAAGCAGTGGGTGCTGATCGATGCGGGTGTGCCTGGCACCGCGTCCATGGTCCGGCACGCGGTCGAGGAGCGCTTCGGCAGGGATGCCCGTCCCCAAGCGATCGTGATGACGCACGGCCACTTCGATCATGTGGGTGCGCTCGAGGAGCTTGCAGAGGAGTGGGACGTGCCCGTGTTCGCGCACGAGCTGGAGCTGCCGTACCTCGATGGTCGCGCATCGTATCCGCCACCGGATCCGTCGGTGGGTGGCGGACTGATGTCGGCGCTGTCACGGTTCTACCCGCGCGGGCCGGTCGACGTGAGCTCACGCTTGCTGATGCTGCCCTCCGACGGCACCATTCCGCACATGCCCGACTGGCACTGGGTGCACACGCCGGGACACACACCGGGCCACGTCTCGCTCTGGCGCGAGCGGGACCGTACCCTGATCGCGGGAGATGCGTTCATCACCACGAAGCAGGAGTCGGCGTACGCAGTGGCGACACAGAAGCTGGAGCTGCACGGTCCGCCGACGTACTACACCCAGGACTGGGACGCGGCACGCGACTCGGTCGAGCGTCTGTCGATGCTGGAGCCGGAGGTCACGATCACGGGGCACGGTCGAGCGTTGCGCGGAGAGGCGCTGCGGGATGGACTGGCGATGCTCGCGCGCGAGTTCCAGCGCGTGGCGGTGCCGGAGCACGGCACCTACGTCGATGATCCCGCGACGGCGAGTGATCGCAGCGCGTATCGCGAGCCGTGA
- a CDS encoding SusC/RagA family TonB-linked outer membrane protein, with protein MNRIKAVRRLALAGLVPLLGASTAVAQQGTITGTITDQESGQPLSSAQVVVVGTNIGTITNVEGAYTLRGVPAGTVSVRALSIGYSEQTRQVTVESGGIATADFALRATAISMDPMVVTATGEQRRIEVGNSIANVDASRITQQRAVSNFADLMTSRTAGVQVIPGTQTGAGVRFRIRGTSSLSLANDPIFIIDGVRVEGTTGSMSVGVGGTTPARINDINPEEIESIEIVRGPSAATLYGTDAANGVVVIQTKRGVAGRAQWSYYTEQTAIVDNNDYPDAYWGWTAASTRSNTTQCYLFQVAAGSCAQDSVTVYNPTADDESTPFGTGYRQQHGLQLRGGTEAIRYFVHGEWEDETGSLKVPEFDQRWLAARNITLRDEQERPNALNRVTARSNLDVTLSDEFDFSVNAGYTSQNLRLPRSDDSGVPGVATNIYGGPGYEYMLNAAGDTLHGWRTVTPREIYRTTTEQNIRRFIGSVASNWRPTDWLGLRANVGLDYINRQDTQLCRFSECPVSGDDHLGFKVDNRTNFFIYTLDAAATATRSFSDALKGTTILGVQYYQSIFDRNGAEGHELPPGATTINAGAVQFADETSDESRTLGAFVEQQIAFRDRLFLTGAIRSDRNSAFGADFKTVFYPKFSASWVVSEEEFFPTPGWLSQLRLRTAYGASGVQPGTTAAVEFYTTAQMLGEAGEASGLVYTSVGNRELKPERSTELELGVDGTFFDDRLSTEITYYTKTSRDQLISRILAPSIGTGSTTRFENLGEVHNSGWEAVLFAQLVQSDAFGWDLQFSGSTMSNELVSLGGEPNIIHSSSQQSREGYPLYGWWAVKLLGWEDRNGDGLISWFADPALNEIQVSDTAEYHGYSMPRREFAVSTGIDLLRGKLRLTGMMDYKGGHLVYNNSERIRCASRNNCAGLINPSSSHYEQARTQLVRLHPSRSVGGFFEDGDFLRLRELGMTIIPPDSWVSAIRARSASISLAARNLGIIWTEYTGVDPEAFGTTGNAPSSFQAFAPPTYFTLRLNLGF; from the coding sequence ATGAACCGGATCAAGGCGGTTCGACGGCTGGCGCTCGCCGGGCTCGTGCCGTTGCTGGGAGCGAGCACGGCGGTCGCGCAGCAGGGGACGATCACCGGGACGATCACCGACCAGGAGAGCGGGCAGCCGCTCTCGAGTGCGCAGGTCGTAGTGGTCGGAACGAACATCGGCACCATCACGAACGTGGAGGGTGCCTACACGCTCCGCGGCGTGCCTGCCGGGACGGTGAGCGTACGTGCATTGAGCATCGGCTACAGTGAGCAGACCCGGCAGGTGACCGTGGAGTCGGGAGGCATTGCAACTGCCGACTTCGCGCTGCGTGCCACGGCCATCTCGATGGACCCGATGGTCGTCACGGCGACGGGTGAGCAGCGGCGCATCGAGGTCGGCAACTCGATTGCGAACGTGGACGCCTCGCGCATCACGCAGCAGCGTGCAGTGTCCAACTTCGCTGACCTCATGACGTCGCGCACGGCGGGTGTGCAGGTGATCCCGGGCACGCAGACCGGTGCGGGCGTGCGCTTCCGCATCCGGGGCACGAGCTCCCTGTCGCTCGCGAACGACCCGATCTTCATCATCGACGGGGTGCGCGTCGAGGGGACCACGGGCTCGATGTCGGTCGGTGTGGGCGGGACCACGCCGGCGCGCATCAATGACATCAATCCGGAGGAGATCGAATCGATCGAGATCGTGCGCGGCCCTTCGGCGGCGACCCTGTACGGCACGGACGCGGCGAATGGCGTGGTCGTGATCCAGACGAAGCGCGGCGTCGCGGGGCGTGCGCAGTGGTCGTACTACACGGAGCAGACTGCGATCGTCGACAACAACGATTACCCGGACGCCTACTGGGGATGGACGGCAGCATCGACGCGCTCGAACACGACGCAGTGCTACTTGTTCCAGGTCGCGGCGGGCTCGTGCGCGCAGGACAGCGTGACCGTCTACAATCCAACTGCCGATGACGAGTCCACACCGTTCGGGACCGGCTACCGCCAGCAGCACGGGCTGCAGCTGCGCGGCGGCACCGAGGCGATCCGCTACTTCGTGCACGGCGAGTGGGAGGATGAGACCGGCAGCCTCAAGGTGCCGGAGTTCGACCAGCGCTGGCTCGCCGCGCGCAACATCACGTTGCGCGACGAGCAGGAGCGGCCCAACGCGCTGAATCGCGTCACGGCCCGATCCAACCTGGACGTCACGCTGTCCGACGAATTCGACTTCTCGGTCAATGCGGGCTACACCAGCCAGAACCTGCGCCTGCCGCGCAGCGATGACTCCGGCGTGCCCGGCGTCGCGACAAACATCTATGGCGGCCCCGGCTACGAGTACATGCTGAACGCGGCCGGCGACACGCTGCACGGCTGGCGCACGGTCACACCCCGTGAGATCTACCGCACGACGACGGAACAGAACATCCGCCGTTTCATCGGCTCCGTTGCGTCCAACTGGCGGCCCACGGACTGGCTGGGGCTGCGGGCAAACGTCGGCCTCGACTATATCAACCGCCAGGACACACAGCTCTGCCGTTTCAGCGAATGTCCGGTGTCCGGCGACGATCACCTCGGCTTCAAGGTTGACAACCGCACCAACTTCTTCATCTACACGCTGGATGCAGCGGCAACGGCCACGCGCTCGTTCTCGGACGCCCTCAAGGGCACGACCATCCTCGGCGTGCAGTACTACCAGAGCATCTTCGACCGCAACGGTGCCGAGGGTCACGAGCTGCCACCGGGCGCGACGACGATCAATGCCGGTGCCGTGCAGTTCGCGGACGAGACATCGGACGAGAGCCGCACGCTCGGCGCGTTCGTCGAGCAGCAGATCGCCTTCCGCGACCGGCTCTTCCTCACCGGCGCGATCCGCTCGGACCGCAACAGTGCGTTCGGTGCGGACTTCAAGACCGTGTTCTATCCCAAGTTCTCCGCCTCATGGGTCGTGTCCGAGGAGGAGTTCTTCCCGACACCGGGCTGGCTGAGCCAGCTCCGGCTGCGCACGGCGTACGGCGCATCCGGCGTGCAGCCGGGCACCACGGCAGCGGTGGAGTTCTACACGACGGCCCAGATGCTGGGGGAGGCGGGCGAAGCGTCCGGGCTGGTCTACACGTCGGTCGGCAACCGCGAGCTGAAGCCGGAGCGCTCGACAGAGCTGGAGCTGGGCGTGGACGGCACCTTCTTCGATGACCGCCTGTCGACGGAGATCACGTACTACACGAAGACGTCCAGGGACCAGCTCATCAGCCGTATTCTGGCTCCGTCCATCGGGACGGGCTCGACCACGCGCTTCGAGAATCTCGGCGAGGTGCACAACTCGGGCTGGGAGGCGGTGCTGTTCGCGCAGCTCGTGCAGTCCGACGCCTTCGGCTGGGACCTGCAGTTCAGCGGCTCGACGATGTCGAACGAGCTCGTCAGCCTGGGCGGCGAGCCGAACATCATTCACAGCTCCTCGCAGCAGAGTCGCGAAGGCTATCCGCTGTACGGATGGTGGGCGGTCAAGCTGCTGGGCTGGGAGGACCGGAATGGCGACGGGCTGATCAGCTGGTTCGCCGACCCCGCCCTGAACGAGATCCAGGTCAGCGACACCGCCGAGTATCACGGCTACTCGATGCCGCGTCGCGAGTTCGCCGTGTCCACCGGAATCGACCTGCTGCGGGGCAAGCTGCGGCTGACCGGCATGATGGACTACAAGGGAGGCCACCTCGTCTACAACAACAGCGAGCGCATCCGCTGCGCGAGCCGAAACAACTGTGCGGGGCTGATCAATCCCAGCTCGTCACACTACGAGCAGGCGCGCACGCAGCTCGTGCGCCTGCATCCGAGCCGCTCCGTCGGCGGCTTCTTCGAGGACGGCGATTTCCTGCGACTGCGCGAGCTCGGGATGACGATCATACCTCCCGACTCCTGGGTGAGCGCGATCCGGGCGCGCTCCGCGTCGATCTCACTGGCAGCGCGCAACCTCGGCATCATCTGGACGGAATACACCGGCGTCGACCCGGAGGCGTTCGGCACGACCGGCAATGCGCCATCGTCGTTCCAGGCCTTTGCGCCACCCACGTACTTCACACTCCGCCTCAACCTCGGCTTCTAG